One segment of Synechococcus sp. A15-24 DNA contains the following:
- the thiC gene encoding phosphomethylpyrimidine synthase ThiC: MRASWVSPRKGQANVSQMHYARQGLVTEEMAYVAKRENLPESLVMEEVARGRMIIPANINHTGLEPMAIGIASKCKVNANIGASPNASDAAEEVNKLKLAVKYGADTVMDLSTGGVNLDEVRTAIIDASPVPIGTVPVYQALESVHGSIEKLGEDDFLQIIEKHCQQGVDYQTIHAGLLIEHLPKVKGRLTGIVSRGGGILAQWMLYHHRQNPLYTRFDDICEIFKRYDCTFSLGDSLRPGCQYDASDAAQLAELKTLGELTRRAWKHDVQVMVEGPGHVPLDQIEFNVKKQMEECSEAPFYVLGPLVTDIAPGYDHITSAIGAAMAGWHGTAMLCYVTPKEHLGLPNAEDVREGLIAYKIAAHAADIARHRPGARDRDDELSRARYNFDWNKQFELSLDPERAKEYHDETLPADIYKQAEFCSMCGPKHCPMQTKITEEDIEGLEKVLEARGVAELTPVKLDKAD, encoded by the coding sequence ATGCGCGCTTCCTGGGTGTCTCCCCGCAAGGGCCAGGCCAACGTGTCTCAGATGCACTACGCCCGTCAGGGGTTGGTGACTGAGGAAATGGCTTACGTGGCGAAGCGGGAAAACCTGCCCGAATCGTTGGTGATGGAGGAGGTGGCCCGGGGCCGCATGATCATTCCCGCCAACATCAATCACACCGGGCTGGAGCCCATGGCGATCGGCATCGCCAGCAAGTGCAAGGTGAATGCCAACATCGGCGCCTCTCCCAATGCCTCCGATGCTGCCGAGGAGGTGAACAAGCTGAAGCTGGCGGTGAAGTACGGCGCCGACACGGTGATGGACCTCTCCACCGGTGGAGTGAACCTTGATGAGGTGCGCACAGCGATCATCGATGCATCACCTGTGCCGATCGGCACGGTGCCGGTGTATCAGGCCCTGGAGAGTGTGCACGGCTCGATCGAGAAGCTAGGTGAAGACGACTTCCTTCAGATCATCGAGAAGCATTGCCAGCAGGGTGTGGACTACCAGACCATCCACGCGGGTTTGCTGATCGAGCACCTGCCCAAGGTGAAGGGGCGTCTTACCGGCATCGTCAGCCGCGGCGGAGGAATCCTGGCCCAGTGGATGCTCTACCACCACCGCCAGAACCCTCTGTACACACGTTTTGATGACATCTGCGAGATCTTCAAGCGTTACGACTGCACCTTCTCCTTGGGAGATTCCCTGCGTCCTGGCTGTCAGTACGATGCGTCCGATGCTGCTCAGCTGGCGGAACTGAAGACCCTCGGAGAACTCACCCGGCGTGCCTGGAAGCACGACGTGCAGGTGATGGTGGAAGGCCCTGGTCATGTGCCCCTGGACCAGATCGAGTTCAACGTGAAGAAGCAGATGGAGGAGTGCAGCGAAGCGCCCTTCTACGTGCTCGGCCCCTTGGTCACCGACATCGCTCCTGGCTACGACCACATCACCTCAGCCATCGGTGCGGCCATGGCGGGTTGGCATGGCACAGCGATGCTCTGCTACGTGACTCCTAAGGAGCACCTTGGTCTGCCCAACGCCGAAGACGTGCGTGAAGGCCTGATCGCTTACAAGATCGCTGCCCATGCGGCTGATATCGCCCGCCATCGCCCCGGTGCCCGTGATCGCGACGACGAGCTCAGCCGCGCCCGTTACAACTTCGATTGGAACAAACAGTTCGAATTGTCTTTGGATCCCGAGCGGGCCAAGGAGTATCACGACGAAACCCTGCCGGCCGATATTTATAAGCAGGCTGAGTTCTGCTCGATGTGCGGACCCAAGCACTGCCCGATGCAGACCAAGATCACCGAAGAGGACATCGAAGGTTTGGAGAAGGTGCTGGAAGCTCGTGGAGTAGCAGAGCTCACCCCTGTGAAGCTCGATAAGGCTGACTGA
- the tkt gene encoding transketolase, with product MVAAPASLDTLCINSIRMLAVDAINKSKSGHPGLPMGCAPMGYALWDKFLKHNPKNPKWFNRDRFVLSAGHGCMLQYALLHLTGYDSVSIDDIKQFRQWGSKTPGHPETFETPGVEVTTGPLGAGISNAVGLAIAESHLAAKFNKPGATLVDHYTYVVMGDGCNQEGIASEACSLAGHLKLGKLIALYDDNHITIDGRTDVSFTEDVLKRYEAYGWHVQHVADGNTDVDAIAKAIEAAKAVTDKPSIIKVTTTIGYGSPNKGDTAGVHGAPLGEDETVLTRQQLGWEYGPFEVPQEAYDQFRQAIDRGASLEAEWNQTLATYRTQFPAEAAEFERMLRGELPEGWDKDLPTAGPDEKGLATRKHSQICLGALGPNLPELIGGSADLTHSNYTDIKGETGSYQPETPEKRYLHFGVREHAMAAILNGIAYHDSGLIPYGGTFLVFADYMRGSMRLSALSELGVIYVLTHDSIGVGEDGPTHQPIETIPSLRAMPGMLVFRPGDANETSGAYKLAIQNRKRPSALCLSRQGMANQANSSIDKVAKGGYVLDDCDGTPELILIGTGTELDLCVQAAKQLTEAGKKVRVVSMPCVELFDEQSDAYKEEVLPNAVRKRMVVEAAESFGWHRFIGLDGDSVTMNRFGASAPGGTCLKEFGFTVENVVAKASALLA from the coding sequence GATGCCATCAACAAGTCCAAGAGCGGCCACCCCGGCCTGCCGATGGGCTGCGCACCCATGGGTTACGCGCTTTGGGACAAATTCCTCAAGCACAACCCCAAGAACCCCAAGTGGTTCAACCGCGACCGCTTTGTGCTGTCGGCTGGTCACGGCTGCATGCTGCAGTACGCGCTGCTGCACCTCACCGGCTACGACTCGGTGTCGATCGACGACATCAAGCAGTTCCGCCAGTGGGGCTCCAAGACGCCCGGCCACCCCGAAACCTTTGAAACCCCCGGTGTTGAAGTGACCACCGGCCCCCTGGGCGCCGGCATCTCCAACGCCGTCGGCCTGGCGATCGCTGAATCCCACCTGGCCGCCAAGTTCAACAAGCCCGGCGCCACCCTCGTGGATCACTACACCTACGTGGTGATGGGTGATGGCTGCAACCAGGAGGGCATTGCTTCGGAAGCCTGCTCCCTGGCCGGCCACCTGAAGCTGGGCAAGCTGATCGCCCTCTACGACGACAACCACATCACCATCGACGGCCGCACGGACGTGTCCTTCACCGAGGACGTGCTCAAGCGCTACGAGGCCTACGGCTGGCATGTGCAGCACGTGGCTGATGGCAACACCGACGTGGACGCCATCGCCAAGGCGATCGAAGCCGCCAAGGCCGTCACCGACAAGCCGTCGATCATCAAGGTGACCACCACCATCGGCTACGGCTCCCCCAACAAGGGCGACACCGCCGGTGTCCACGGTGCACCCCTGGGTGAAGACGAGACCGTTCTGACCCGTCAGCAGCTGGGATGGGAGTATGGCCCCTTCGAAGTGCCCCAGGAGGCCTATGACCAGTTCCGCCAGGCCATCGATCGCGGCGCCAGCCTCGAAGCCGAGTGGAACCAGACTCTGGCCACGTACCGCACCCAATTCCCTGCTGAAGCCGCTGAGTTCGAACGGATGCTCCGCGGTGAACTGCCCGAGGGATGGGACAAGGATCTGCCCACCGCTGGCCCTGACGAGAAGGGTCTGGCCACCCGCAAGCACTCCCAGATCTGCCTGGGTGCCCTCGGCCCCAACCTGCCCGAACTGATCGGCGGCTCGGCTGACCTCACCCACTCCAATTACACCGACATCAAGGGTGAGACCGGCTCTTACCAGCCTGAAACCCCTGAGAAGCGCTACCTGCACTTCGGTGTGCGTGAACACGCCATGGCGGCCATCCTCAACGGCATCGCGTATCACGACAGCGGCCTGATCCCTTACGGCGGCACCTTCTTGGTGTTCGCCGATTACATGCGCGGCTCCATGCGCCTATCGGCCCTGAGTGAGCTGGGTGTGATCTACGTGCTCACCCACGACTCCATCGGCGTCGGAGAAGACGGCCCCACCCACCAGCCGATCGAGACCATCCCCTCCCTGCGCGCCATGCCCGGGATGCTGGTGTTCCGCCCCGGTGATGCCAACGAAACCAGCGGTGCCTACAAGCTGGCGATTCAAAACCGCAAGCGCCCCAGCGCTCTCTGCCTCAGCCGCCAGGGCATGGCCAACCAGGCCAACTCCTCCATCGACAAGGTCGCCAAAGGTGGTTACGTGCTGGACGATTGCGACGGCACCCCGGAGCTGATCCTGATCGGCACCGGCACTGAGCTCGACCTCTGCGTCCAGGCTGCCAAGCAACTGACGGAAGCCGGCAAGAAGGTGCGCGTGGTCTCCATGCCTTGCGTCGAGCTGTTCGATGAGCAGAGCGATGCCTACAAGGAAGAGGTTCTCCCCAACGCCGTGCGCAAGCGCATGGTGGTGGAAGCCGCTGAATCCTTCGGCTGGCACCGCTTCATCGGCCTAGACGGTGACAGCGTGACCATGAACCGCTTTGGTGCTTCTGCGCCTGGTGGCACCTGCCTGAAGGAGTTCGGTTTCACCGTTGAGAACGTGGTGGCCAAGGCCAGCGCCCTGTTGGCCTGA